The Mycobacteriales bacterium genome segment GGACCGAACCGCAGGATCGCCAGGACCAGCGACAACACGCCGAGGACCAGCGGCGGCACGAACTGCTCCTTGCGCCGCACGTGCACCACCACCGCGGCCGCCATCACCAGGGCGAGCCCCACCGCGGCGATCGGGGTGAGGATGGGCGCGATCCCGGTCGCGGCCGGCACGACC includes the following:
- a CDS encoding DoxX family protein, producing VVPAATGIAPILTPIAAVGLALVMAAAVVVHVRRKEQFVPPLVLGVLSLVLAILRFGPYPS